Sequence from the Nocardia cyriacigeorgica GUH-2 genome:
CGCAGCGGATCGTCGCCGAAGGATTCCTGCGGCGCCGACGGGGTGTCGAGCACGCCGGCGAGCAGGGCGTCCATGCCGCCGAGCGGGTCGACGAACTCGAGCGCGCCATCCGCGCCGATCTTCACCGCCATCGCGTTGACGGTGAAATCGCGGCGCACCAGATCGCCTTCGAGGGTGTCGCCGAAGGTGACCTCCGGATTGCGGGAGACCCGGTCGTAGGAATCGCTGCGGAAGGTGGTGATCTCGAGCTGCTGATCGTCCTTGGCCGCGCTGACGGTGCCGAAGGCCAGGCCGCCGGTATCCCACAGGTGGTCGGCCCAGCCGCGCATCATCTGCTGCACCTGCTCGGGCCTGGCATCGGTGGTGAAATCGAGGTCGGTGCCGAGCCGGCCGAGGATCGCGTCGCGGACGCTGCCGCCCACCAGATACAACTGGAAACCGCGCGCGGCGAACAACTCACCCAGCGGGGTCAGCACATCACCGAGACTGCCGAGGGTCACCGCCGCCGCGGCGAGCAGCCGGGTGCGGCGCTCATCGGGCGCGAGCTGCGCGGGATCGGACTGCGCGGGCAGCTGGGCGGGGTCGGGACCGGTCGAAACCACGAACGTGAACCTTACCCAGGCGGGCGCTGTCGCCGACATCGCCGTCGCCGCGGACCCCCGGCCATACGTCGGACTATGGACGGTCGCGCCCCCGGCGTCGATTAGGATTGCTTGGTGTCCCCGGCCGATCGCGCGAACAGTCGACGCCGCCAGCCCCGGCGCCGAGGTTCGGCCGGAAACGCGGCGAGACCACGCATGCGCACGGTCAAGGAGACCTCCGCGGGCGGCCTCGTCGTCGACGGTCTCGACGGCCCACGCGAACAGCGCAGCGCCGCCCTGATCGGCCGCACCGATCGACGCGGACGGCTGCTGTGGTCGCTGCCCAAGGGCCATATCGAGGAGGGCGAGACCTCCGAGCAGACCGCGATCCGGGAAGTGGCCGAGGAAACCGGCATCCAGGGCGTGGTGGTCGCCGAACTCGGCAGCATCGATTACTGGTTCGTCACCGACGGCCGGCGGGTACACAAAACGGTGCACCATTTCCTTTTGCGCTCGGTCGGTGGTGAACTGTCCGACGCGGACATCGAAGTCACCCAGGTGGCGTGGGTTCCGTTGAGTGAGCTCGACTCCCGGCTCGCCTACGCCGACGAACGGCGCCTGGCCGAGGTGGCGAACCGGCTGATCGACCGGATGGAGACCAGCAAGCAATGACGCGTGGACTGCGGATCATCGTGGCGGTCCTGACGATTCTCGGCGCGGTGGCGACGCTGCCCGTGCTGAGCGAACCGGCCGCGCGCGCGCAGCCGAGCGAGTCCGGGGAAACGTCGCCGAAGTTCCTCAAGCTCTCGCTGGACTCGGTGACCCCGACCACGGTGACCACCACCAGCGATCCGGTGCTGACGGTGTCGGGCACTGTCACCAATATCGGCGACCGGGTGGTCGACGACGTCAGCGTCCGGGTGCAGCGCGCCCGCGCGGTCGCCGAACCGAGCGGACTGCGCACCGCGCTGCGGCTGGACCAGGCCAACTACGACGTGGCGGGCCCGTTCGAGGACGTCGCCGAGCGGCTCAGCCCGGGCCAGCGTCGCCAGTTCACGCTGAGCATCGCGTTGCGGGCCGACGACACCGGCGCCTCGCTCGACATCACCGAGCCCGGGGTGTATCCGCTGCTGCTCAACGTCAACGGGGAGCCGGCCTACGGCAACCAGGCCCGCCTCGACGACGCCCGGTTCCTGCTGCCGGTGCTGGGCCTGCCGCCCGCTTCGGCCGGCGCCACCCAGCCGGTGCCGCCCGCCCCCGCGCCTCCGGTGGCGACCACGCTGGTGTGGCCGCTGGCGGACCGGCCGCGGCTGGTGGCCGGGCGCGCGGGCACGGTGGACGAGCTGCCCGAACTGACCGACGACGAGCTGGCGTCCTCGCTCGCCAAGGGCGGCCGGCTCGAGCAGCTGCTCGACGCGCTGGAGACCGTGCTCGGCTCGGACGCGGGCCGGGACAAGCGGCTGGCGTCGTCGGTGTGTGTGGCCGTCGACCCCGATCTGCTGCTCACCGTGCAGGCGATGACCGGTGACTACCGGGTGCTGGCCAGCCCGTCGGACCCGGGCGGCGCGACCCGCGCGGGCACCGGTTCGGAGCAGGCCCAGGCCTGGCTGGACCGGTTGCGAGTACTGGCCTCCTCGATGTGCACCGTCGCGCTGCCGTTCGCGCAGGTGGACCTGTCGGCGCTGGCCGCGGTCGACGACCCGCAGCTCACCGCGCGTGCGGTGAAGGCGCCCGCCGACGTCGTCGACGCCATCCTGGCCACCCGTTCGGTACGCGGGGTGAGCCTGCCCGATTCCGGCACCATCGACACGGGCGCGGGCATGCTGCTGCGCGGCAACGGCTTCAAGACCGCCGTGCTGGCCGATAACGCCGTCGCACCCGCCGACGAAGCCGATCTCGCCTCGGCCCGCACCGGCGTCACCGGACGCACCGCCGCCACCCGCACCACGCGCACCGACCCGGAACCGGGCGTCCCCGACCTGGTCCGCCTGCCCGGAATCAGCACCCCCACGCCCGCGGCACCGGCCCCACCGGCCGCCGCACCACCGCCCGCCGCGGGTGCCCCGGCGCCACGCCCCGAACCCGCCGACGACCCGGCCCTGCGCGCGGCCACCTTCGACATCTGGTCGGCGACGGCGCTGGCCGCGATGGGCTCCAACCCGCCCACACCCTCGTTCACCCCGGACCGGGTGCGCTACGAGGTCACCAAGGACTCCAGGACCGCCCGTTTGCAGGACGCGCTCGGCGCCCTGTCGTGGAGCGCGCTCAATCCGCGCCCCGACCGGCCGCGCTCGGCCCTGCTGGTGCCACCGCAGCAGTGGGGCGCCAACCGCGACGAGGCCATCGCGGTACTGCGGCAGGTCGAGCTGCTGCTGGAGAACAATCTGGCCACCCCGCGCAGCTTCGCCCAGCTGCTCGACCAGCCCGTCGATCCCGCGCCCTACCAGGTCGATTACCTCGCGCAGGCGAGCGAGGACGCGGCGCCGGGCCGGTTCGTGGCGCCGATTCGCGATCAGGGCCACCGGATCAGCGAACTGATGGCCGCGCTGGTGGAGGTGCCGCAGTCGGAGCCGACGCCGCAGGAATTCCTCACCCCGCTGCGCGATGATCTGCTGCGCGCGCTGAGCCTGTCCGATCGCCGCGGCGAGACCGCGATGGCCGATACCTTCGCGCAGCGGCGCGTGGAACAGACCACCGCCGCGCTGGACCGGATGTTCGGTTCGGTCACCGTGCTGCCGCCGGGCGGGGTCTACACCCTGGCCTCCGAGCAGAGCCCCTTGCTACTGGTGGCGCGCAACGATCTGCCGGTCGCGGTGCGGATCCGGTTCCGGATCGACGCTCCGGCCGAGACGAAGATCACCGATATCGGCGAGCAGCAGCTGCCGCCCCGTGGCACCCGCTCGTTCCAGATCCCCACCGAGGTCAGCGACTCCCGTAACCTGGTCATTCCGATTTCGCTTACCACGCCGGAGGGGGTGCCGCTCGGCAACGCCACGTCGGTGTCGGTGCGTTCGAACGCGTACGGTCAAACGCTGGCGATAATTACCGCATGTGCCGGGATACTGCTGTTCCTGTTG
This genomic interval carries:
- a CDS encoding NUDIX hydrolase, whose translation is MSPADRANSRRRQPRRRGSAGNAARPRMRTVKETSAGGLVVDGLDGPREQRSAALIGRTDRRGRLLWSLPKGHIEEGETSEQTAIREVAEETGIQGVVVAELGSIDYWFVTDGRRVHKTVHHFLLRSVGGELSDADIEVTQVAWVPLSELDSRLAYADERRLAEVANRLIDRMETSKQ
- a CDS encoding DUF6049 family protein, producing MTRGLRIIVAVLTILGAVATLPVLSEPAARAQPSESGETSPKFLKLSLDSVTPTTVTTTSDPVLTVSGTVTNIGDRVVDDVSVRVQRARAVAEPSGLRTALRLDQANYDVAGPFEDVAERLSPGQRRQFTLSIALRADDTGASLDITEPGVYPLLLNVNGEPAYGNQARLDDARFLLPVLGLPPASAGATQPVPPAPAPPVATTLVWPLADRPRLVAGRAGTVDELPELTDDELASSLAKGGRLEQLLDALETVLGSDAGRDKRLASSVCVAVDPDLLLTVQAMTGDYRVLASPSDPGGATRAGTGSEQAQAWLDRLRVLASSMCTVALPFAQVDLSALAAVDDPQLTARAVKAPADVVDAILATRSVRGVSLPDSGTIDTGAGMLLRGNGFKTAVLADNAVAPADEADLASARTGVTGRTAATRTTRTDPEPGVPDLVRLPGISTPTPAAPAPPAAAPPPAAGAPAPRPEPADDPALRAATFDIWSATALAAMGSNPPTPSFTPDRVRYEVTKDSRTARLQDALGALSWSALNPRPDRPRSALLVPPQQWGANRDEAIAVLRQVELLLENNLATPRSFAQLLDQPVDPAPYQVDYLAQASEDAAPGRFVAPIRDQGHRISELMAALVEVPQSEPTPQEFLTPLRDDLLRALSLSDRRGETAMADTFAQRRVEQTTAALDRMFGSVTVLPPGGVYTLASEQSPLLLVARNDLPVAVRIRFRIDAPAETKITDIGEQQLPPRGTRSFQIPTEVSDSRNLVIPISLTTPEGVPLGNATSVSVRSNAYGQTLAIITACAGILLFLLAGRRLWRRFHGEPDPADKGVDPGIRRRVNRYRRARKRALRQQGQQQEV